The following are encoded in a window of Mycolicibacterium tusciae JS617 genomic DNA:
- a CDS encoding TIGR03617 family F420-dependent LLM class oxidoreductase, whose protein sequence is MTALFGPTDAIERTHALREAGATGVFTFEGPHDVFAPLMVASTVGGLDLMTNVAIAFPRNPVQLAHQANDMQLLAQGRFTLGLGTQVRAQIEKRYGVAFDKPVARMKELVGALRAIFAAWNDGERLDFRGEYYRHTLMTPTFNPGPNPFGPPPIYLGALGPLLTRATAEVADGLLVMPFGSKRFLHEVTMPNVRKGLAAAGRDASDLEVVPEIIVSVGEDHSAARRLLAFYGSTPAYRPVLDVHGWGDMQPELNALSKQGRWEDMAGLIDDDVLHTIAACGSPADVAAHVRDRVAGVAEQICLYQPGPIAVESLASIVDALRS, encoded by the coding sequence ATGACAGCGTTGTTCGGCCCGACGGATGCGATCGAACGCACGCACGCGCTGCGCGAAGCGGGTGCCACCGGCGTATTCACGTTCGAGGGGCCGCATGACGTGTTCGCCCCGCTGATGGTCGCGTCGACCGTCGGGGGTCTGGACCTGATGACCAACGTGGCAATCGCGTTCCCACGCAACCCCGTTCAGCTCGCGCATCAGGCCAACGACATGCAGCTGCTGGCGCAGGGGCGCTTCACGCTGGGCCTCGGCACGCAGGTGCGCGCCCAGATCGAGAAGCGCTACGGCGTCGCCTTCGACAAGCCGGTCGCACGGATGAAGGAGTTGGTCGGGGCGCTGCGCGCGATCTTCGCTGCATGGAATGACGGCGAACGCCTGGATTTCCGCGGCGAGTACTACCGGCACACGCTGATGACACCGACTTTCAACCCGGGCCCCAATCCGTTCGGCCCGCCCCCGATCTACCTCGGGGCGCTCGGGCCGCTGCTGACCCGCGCGACCGCCGAGGTCGCCGATGGCCTGCTGGTCATGCCGTTCGGGTCGAAACGCTTCCTGCACGAGGTGACCATGCCCAATGTGCGCAAGGGGCTGGCCGCGGCGGGCCGTGATGCCTCGGATCTCGAGGTCGTGCCGGAGATCATCGTCTCCGTGGGAGAAGACCACTCCGCGGCCCGGCGCCTGCTGGCGTTCTACGGGTCGACGCCCGCTTACCGGCCCGTGCTGGATGTGCACGGCTGGGGTGACATGCAGCCCGAGTTGAACGCGTTGTCGAAACAAGGGCGTTGGGAGGACATGGCCGGGCTCATCGACGACGACGTGCTGCACACCATCGCGGCCTGCGGCAGTCCGGCCGACGTTGCCGCTCACGTCCGTGACCGGGTCGCCGGGGTGGCCGAACAAATCTGTCTCTACCAGCCGGGACCGATCGCGGTGGAGTCATTGGCGTCGATCGTGGACGCGCTGAGGTCCTGA
- a CDS encoding flavin monoamine oxidase family protein, translated as MTIPTNADVVVVGAGFAGLAAARELNKRGRDVVVLEGRDRVGGRSSTTNIAGTPVDLGGTFVGPTQDAVIKMAAELGCETVPTHSRGKNLIRWRGKVRAYRSTIPRLSIIELLDVSRIQWRFDRVSRRVPVDEPWTSPIAEILDSKTLDQWLRYVHASAGTRDLMAIMARVTWGCEPDAVSMLHAVRYVKAAGGLDRMLDVKGGAQQDRFPGGTQQIAVRMAEELGPRVVLGAVVRSIERCADGTLTVTSEAGTVAAKAVIVAIPPEHRIGIAFLPDLPPEYGKLAQHWPQGNLSKAYAAYETPFWRAEGLSGEALSDEGPVFITFDVSPGDSDVQGPGILLGFTDARTFDPLPPADRRDRALSGFAALFGDAALEPIDYLDHCWSAEEFAPGGPTAAVPPGSWTMYGPWLRKPVDGIHWAGTETADKWTGFLDGAIRSGQRAADEVDRELSARS; from the coding sequence GTGACAATCCCGACGAATGCCGACGTCGTCGTCGTGGGTGCCGGGTTCGCAGGCCTGGCGGCCGCGCGCGAGCTGAACAAACGCGGCCGCGACGTGGTGGTGCTCGAAGGCCGCGACCGCGTCGGCGGCCGATCGTCGACGACAAACATCGCGGGCACACCGGTCGACCTGGGCGGAACATTCGTCGGCCCGACGCAGGACGCGGTCATAAAGATGGCCGCCGAACTGGGCTGCGAGACCGTACCGACGCACAGCCGCGGCAAGAACCTCATCCGGTGGCGCGGCAAGGTCCGTGCCTATCGCAGCACCATTCCCAGGCTGTCCATCATCGAGCTGCTCGACGTGTCGCGGATTCAGTGGCGGTTCGACCGTGTCAGCCGGCGCGTTCCGGTGGATGAGCCGTGGACGTCGCCGATCGCCGAGATCCTCGACTCCAAGACGCTCGATCAGTGGCTGCGGTACGTGCACGCGAGCGCCGGAACGCGGGACCTGATGGCGATCATGGCGCGAGTGACGTGGGGATGCGAACCCGATGCGGTGTCGATGCTGCACGCGGTCCGCTACGTCAAGGCCGCGGGCGGTCTCGACCGCATGCTCGACGTGAAGGGCGGCGCCCAGCAGGACCGCTTCCCCGGCGGCACTCAGCAGATCGCGGTGCGGATGGCCGAGGAACTGGGGCCACGCGTCGTGCTGGGCGCTGTAGTGCGCAGCATCGAACGGTGCGCTGACGGCACACTGACCGTCACATCGGAGGCGGGCACGGTCGCGGCGAAGGCCGTCATCGTCGCCATTCCGCCGGAACATCGCATAGGCATCGCCTTCCTGCCGGACCTGCCCCCGGAGTACGGCAAGCTCGCCCAGCATTGGCCGCAGGGCAACCTGAGCAAGGCCTACGCCGCCTACGAGACACCGTTCTGGCGTGCCGAGGGCCTTTCGGGTGAGGCGCTTTCCGATGAAGGTCCGGTCTTCATCACGTTCGACGTCAGCCCCGGCGACTCCGATGTTCAAGGTCCGGGCATCCTGCTGGGCTTCACCGACGCTCGGACGTTCGACCCCCTGCCGCCGGCCGACCGGCGCGACCGCGCGCTGTCCGGCTTTGCGGCGCTGTTCGGGGACGCCGCGCTCGAACCCATCGACTACCTCGATCACTGCTGGAGCGCAGAGGAATTCGCGCCGGGCGGGCCGACGGCCGCGGTGCCGCCGGGCTCGTGGACGATGTACGGGCCGTGGTTGCGCAAACCCGTGGACGGCATCCATTGGGCCGGAACGGAAACCGCCGACAAATGGACGGGTTTCCTCGACGGCGCCATCCGATCCGGACAGCGCGCGGCCGACGAGGTGGACCGGGAGTTGTCGGCTAGGAGCTGA
- a CDS encoding alpha/beta fold hydrolase: MARGQRGRSRARRFAAAEAMGRGRSVGVRSADGIRLHAEVFGPEDGYPVVLAHGITCALRVWAYQIADLAKDHRVIAFDHRGHGRSAVPARRSGYSLDRLADDVDAVLEATLKPGERAVIAGHSMGGIAISSWAERYPGRVSELVDGAALINTTTGDLLRHVNFLPVPPPLAAARVLTAGTLLKTFGEAPLLRVATRTSRRFVSSLAVGRDADPAIAEFIYELFTATPPAGRGGWARTLVDHLGPQHIGLTNLSVPTLVIGSEQDRLLPMVSSRRIAKEVPNLAQFVELPGGHCAILERPDAVNKHLRWLIDSVSEERRVSS; encoded by the coding sequence ATGGCACGAGGTCAGAGAGGTCGATCGCGGGCTAGGCGGTTCGCCGCGGCCGAGGCGATGGGCCGCGGGCGCAGCGTCGGTGTGCGGTCGGCGGACGGCATCCGCCTGCACGCCGAGGTCTTCGGACCCGAGGACGGTTACCCCGTCGTGCTGGCGCATGGCATCACCTGCGCCCTTCGCGTGTGGGCCTATCAGATCGCCGACCTCGCGAAGGACCATCGCGTCATCGCCTTCGACCACCGCGGCCACGGGCGAAGTGCAGTGCCCGCCCGGCGCAGCGGGTACAGCCTCGACCGCCTGGCCGACGACGTCGACGCCGTGCTCGAAGCGACCCTGAAGCCGGGGGAGCGCGCCGTCATCGCGGGCCACTCGATGGGCGGTATCGCGATCTCGTCGTGGGCGGAGCGTTATCCCGGTCGGGTGTCAGAGCTCGTCGATGGAGCCGCCCTGATCAACACGACCACCGGCGACCTGCTGCGTCATGTGAACTTTCTGCCGGTGCCACCGCCGCTGGCCGCCGCCCGCGTCCTCACTGCGGGCACATTGCTCAAGACGTTCGGCGAGGCTCCGCTGCTGCGAGTGGCTACGCGCACGAGCCGACGATTCGTGTCTTCCCTGGCGGTCGGCCGCGACGCCGATCCTGCGATCGCGGAGTTCATCTACGAACTGTTCACCGCGACCCCGCCCGCCGGACGAGGCGGTTGGGCCCGCACGCTCGTCGACCATCTCGGACCGCAACACATCGGGTTGACGAACCTGTCGGTGCCGACGTTGGTGATCGGCAGCGAGCAGGACAGGTTGTTGCCGATGGTGTCGTCGCGCCGAATCGCCAAGGAGGTACCGAATCTCGCGCAGTTCGTCGAGCTGCCCGGCGGACACTGCGCGATCCTGGAACGCCCCGACGCGGTCAACAAGCATCTGCGCTGGCTGATCGACTCGGTCTCCGAGGAGCGACGGGTCAGCTCCTAG
- a CDS encoding NADPH:quinone oxidoreductase family protein translates to MRAIQIASLDGPQAAKLVEIEEPAGDGAVLVDVHAAGVAFPDALQSRGLYQYKPELPYIPGAEIAGIVRSAPDGAHVAAGDRVCGLTMLCGAMAEVVALQPDRVFKLPDSVSFEAGAGLLFNDLTMHHALRTRGRLAEGETVLVHGAAGGIGTSTLRLAPVWGASRTIAVVSTEDKIAIAEAAGASDVVLADGFKDAVKELTGGRGVDIVVDPVGGDRFTDSLRSLAPGGRLLVIGFTGGAIPEVKVNRLLLNNVDAVGVGWGAWAGTHPGYLLEQWAELEPLLASGEVSAPAPEVYPLERAADAIASLEDRSAKGKVVVKLR, encoded by the coding sequence ATGCGCGCGATACAGATAGCCAGCCTCGACGGACCCCAAGCCGCGAAGCTCGTCGAGATCGAGGAACCGGCCGGCGACGGCGCTGTTCTGGTCGATGTGCACGCGGCCGGGGTGGCCTTTCCCGATGCGCTGCAGTCGCGCGGGCTGTACCAGTACAAGCCCGAACTGCCGTACATCCCAGGCGCCGAGATCGCCGGCATCGTGCGCAGTGCACCCGACGGCGCCCACGTCGCGGCCGGCGACCGGGTGTGCGGTCTGACCATGTTGTGCGGCGCCATGGCAGAAGTCGTTGCGCTGCAACCCGACCGGGTGTTCAAGCTGCCCGACTCGGTGTCCTTCGAGGCCGGCGCGGGTCTGCTGTTCAACGACCTCACGATGCATCACGCACTGCGGACCCGGGGCCGCCTCGCCGAGGGCGAGACCGTCCTGGTGCACGGAGCGGCGGGCGGCATCGGGACGTCGACGCTGCGACTGGCGCCCGTATGGGGCGCGTCCCGCACGATCGCGGTGGTCAGTACCGAGGACAAGATCGCGATCGCCGAGGCGGCCGGAGCATCCGACGTGGTGCTGGCCGACGGCTTCAAGGACGCGGTGAAAGAACTGACCGGCGGTCGCGGCGTGGACATCGTGGTCGACCCGGTCGGCGGCGACCGTTTCACCGATTCACTGCGCTCTCTTGCACCCGGCGGGCGACTGCTCGTGATCGGCTTCACCGGCGGCGCGATCCCCGAGGTGAAGGTGAACCGCTTGCTGCTCAACAATGTCGACGCCGTCGGTGTCGGCTGGGGTGCATGGGCAGGCACGCATCCGGGCTATCTGCTCGAGCAGTGGGCGGAGCTCGAACCGCTACTGGCCTCGGGCGAGGTGTCCGCGCCCGCCCCGGAGGTCTATCCGCTCGAACGCGCGGCCGACGCGATCGCCTCGCTGGAAGACCGCAGCGCTAAGGGCAAAGTCGTCGTCAAGCTTCGGTGA
- a CDS encoding endonuclease/exonuclease/phosphatase family protein, whose translation MRLLRRRRGVAVRKFDTETQRWVDADVNASADACADVVRDELTVATFNIWFDDYYAEQRYLAIVDLLGARRPDVIALQEVTPAALEVFLDQPWVRNEYLSASAVGGAAGNYGMLMLSRVPITRATYSRLPTRQSRGFLEAELAVSDARPIICCLHLDSGKSSARLRGWQLRRIFRAQKSAEDAVLLGDFNMRDAENDRIAPPYCDIWPALRPHEPGFTEDTSINHMRFDARNKKRQVRFDRVLLKGTRWRAASIELLGTQSISPELPRIFPSDHFGVECRLVRDRGRPRR comes from the coding sequence GTGAGGCTACTTCGACGCCGCCGCGGCGTCGCGGTCCGGAAGTTCGACACGGAGACGCAGCGGTGGGTGGATGCCGATGTCAATGCCAGTGCCGATGCCTGTGCCGATGTCGTCCGCGACGAACTGACCGTCGCCACTTTCAACATCTGGTTCGACGACTATTACGCCGAGCAGCGCTACCTCGCGATCGTCGATCTGCTGGGGGCGCGCAGACCGGATGTGATTGCGCTCCAAGAGGTCACGCCCGCCGCACTCGAGGTCTTCCTCGATCAGCCGTGGGTCCGCAACGAGTATCTGAGCGCATCGGCAGTCGGCGGCGCTGCCGGGAACTACGGAATGCTGATGCTGTCGAGGGTGCCCATTACCCGCGCCACCTACTCCCGCCTGCCGACGCGGCAATCGCGCGGATTCCTCGAAGCGGAGTTGGCCGTCAGCGACGCCCGACCGATCATCTGCTGTCTGCACCTCGACAGCGGCAAGTCCTCAGCGCGGCTACGCGGTTGGCAGTTGCGCAGGATCTTCCGTGCGCAGAAATCGGCCGAAGATGCCGTGCTGCTCGGCGATTTCAACATGCGCGACGCGGAGAACGACCGGATCGCTCCGCCATATTGCGACATTTGGCCCGCGCTGCGCCCTCACGAACCCGGCTTCACCGAAGACACGTCGATCAACCACATGCGCTTCGACGCACGGAACAAGAAGCGGCAGGTGCGGTTCGACCGTGTGCTTCTCAAGGGAACCCGTTGGCGCGCAGCGAGTATCGAGCTGTTGGGCACGCAGTCGATCTCGCCCGAGCTTCCGCGGATATTTCCCTCCGATCACTTCGGCGTCGAGTGCCGCTTGGTCAGAGATAGGGGTCGGCCCAGGCGCTGA
- a CDS encoding alpha/beta hydrolase family protein yields the protein MAERVRFPSTTGPMLAGLVDLPDGELRGWAVFAHGFTLGKDSPAASRICKQLASEGIGVLRFDNLGLGDSEGDWGDGSFSHKVDDTVRAVEFMNSSDREVKLLVGHSFGGSAVIAAAHECPSVAAVASVGAPYQPAHVEHNYDALVARIEVEGEAPFLAGGKALTLKRHFIEDVRNADLREQIRTLRRALLVMHSPTDNTVGIANASDIFRAARHPRSFVSLEGADHLLTGKNQAARAAKIISAWADPYL from the coding sequence GTGGCCGAGCGTGTCAGATTTCCCAGCACCACGGGGCCCATGTTGGCGGGCCTCGTCGATCTACCCGACGGTGAGCTGCGCGGATGGGCGGTCTTCGCCCACGGCTTCACCCTCGGCAAGGACAGCCCCGCGGCCAGCCGAATCTGCAAGCAACTCGCCAGCGAGGGCATCGGTGTGCTGCGGTTCGACAATCTCGGCCTCGGCGATTCCGAGGGTGACTGGGGCGACGGATCGTTCTCCCACAAAGTGGACGACACCGTCCGGGCGGTCGAGTTCATGAACTCCTCGGATCGCGAGGTGAAATTGCTGGTCGGCCATTCCTTCGGCGGCTCGGCCGTGATCGCCGCCGCCCATGAATGCCCGAGTGTCGCGGCGGTTGCCAGTGTCGGGGCGCCCTACCAGCCCGCCCACGTCGAACACAATTACGACGCGTTGGTAGCGCGGATCGAGGTCGAGGGCGAGGCGCCGTTCCTGGCCGGCGGCAAGGCCTTGACGCTCAAACGACATTTCATCGAAGACGTTCGCAACGCGGACCTTCGCGAGCAGATCCGGACGCTGCGCCGCGCTCTGCTCGTGATGCATTCGCCCACCGACAACACCGTCGGCATCGCCAACGCCAGCGACATCTTCCGCGCTGCCAGGCACCCGCGCAGCTTTGTCTCGCTCGAGGGCGCAGATCATCTGCTCACCGGCAAGAACCAGGCTGCGCGAGCGGCCAAGATCATCAGCGCCTGGGCCGACCCCTATCTCTGA
- the htpG gene encoding molecular chaperone HtpG: MTAHVEQLEFQAEARQLLDLMIHSVYSNKDSFLRELISNASDALDKLRLEALRNKDLDVDISDLHVEIEADKDARTLTVRDNGIGMTREEVVDLIGTLAKSGTAAVRQQLRDAKNAAASEELIGQFGIGFYSTFMVADKVELLTRKAGESAATRWVSSGDGTYTVESVDDAPQGTSVTLHLKPEDAEDELHDYTSDLKLRELVKKYSDFIAWPIRMQVERRAPAAEGGEELVTLETQTLNSMKALWAKSKDEVSEDEYKEFYKHIAHAWDDPLEVIAMKAEGTFEYQALLFIPSHAPFDLFTRDVKTGLQLYVKRVFVMGDCDELMPTYLRFVKGVVDAQDMSLNVSREILQQDRQLTAIRRRLTKKVLSTVKNLQSERPQDYRTFWTQFGQVLKEGLMSDFENQDTLLRISSFASTHSDEELTTLSEYIERMKDGQDQIFYATGQSREQLLKSPHLEAFKAKGYEVLLLTDSVDEVWVGSVTEFDGKSVQSVAKGEVDLDSEDDKAAHAAEREEQEREFADLLAWLTDALNDHVKEVRLSARLTESPACLITDAFGMTPSLARMYRASGQAVPVGKRILELNPKHSLVTALQQAHKAGGDDAHLRRLAETAELLYGTALLAEGDIPEDPAKFAGLLADRLARTV; this comes from the coding sequence ATGACTGCACATGTCGAGCAATTGGAGTTTCAGGCGGAGGCACGCCAACTGCTGGATCTGATGATCCACTCGGTCTACTCCAACAAGGACTCCTTTCTGCGGGAGTTGATCTCGAACGCCTCCGACGCACTCGACAAGCTGCGGCTTGAAGCGTTGCGGAACAAGGACCTGGACGTCGATATCTCTGACTTGCACGTCGAGATCGAGGCGGACAAGGACGCGCGCACCCTTACCGTTCGCGACAACGGGATCGGGATGACACGCGAGGAGGTCGTGGACCTGATCGGCACCCTCGCCAAATCGGGTACCGCCGCAGTGCGTCAGCAGTTGAGGGACGCCAAGAACGCGGCCGCCTCCGAGGAACTGATCGGTCAGTTCGGTATCGGCTTCTACTCGACGTTCATGGTCGCCGACAAGGTGGAGCTGCTCACGCGCAAGGCCGGCGAAAGTGCTGCCACCCGATGGGTGTCCAGCGGCGATGGCACCTACACCGTCGAATCCGTCGACGATGCCCCACAGGGAACGTCCGTGACCTTGCACCTCAAGCCCGAAGACGCCGAGGACGAGCTGCACGACTACACGTCTGACCTGAAACTGCGGGAGTTGGTGAAGAAGTACTCCGACTTCATCGCCTGGCCGATCCGGATGCAGGTCGAGCGCCGTGCACCGGCGGCCGAGGGTGGCGAGGAGCTCGTCACCCTCGAAACGCAGACCCTCAACTCGATGAAGGCACTGTGGGCCAAGTCCAAAGACGAGGTCTCCGAGGACGAGTACAAGGAGTTCTACAAGCACATCGCTCACGCCTGGGACGACCCGCTCGAGGTCATCGCGATGAAGGCCGAGGGCACCTTCGAGTACCAGGCACTGCTGTTCATCCCGTCGCACGCCCCGTTCGACCTCTTCACCCGCGACGTCAAGACCGGGCTGCAGCTGTATGTCAAGCGCGTCTTCGTGATGGGCGACTGTGACGAGCTCATGCCGACGTACCTGCGCTTCGTGAAGGGCGTCGTCGACGCACAGGACATGTCGCTCAACGTCTCTCGCGAAATCCTGCAGCAGGATCGGCAGCTCACGGCGATCCGCCGCCGTCTCACCAAGAAGGTCCTGTCGACGGTCAAGAACCTGCAGTCAGAGCGGCCACAGGACTACCGCACGTTCTGGACCCAGTTCGGCCAGGTTCTCAAAGAGGGCCTGATGTCGGACTTCGAAAACCAGGACACGTTGCTGCGTATTTCGTCGTTCGCTTCGACGCACAGCGATGAGGAACTCACCACCCTGTCCGAATATATCGAACGTATGAAGGACGGTCAGGACCAGATCTTCTACGCCACCGGGCAGTCGCGTGAGCAACTTCTGAAGTCGCCGCACCTGGAGGCGTTCAAGGCGAAAGGCTACGAGGTACTACTGCTCACTGATTCGGTCGACGAGGTATGGGTGGGGTCGGTGACCGAGTTCGACGGCAAGTCAGTGCAGTCGGTAGCCAAGGGCGAGGTGGACCTGGACTCCGAGGATGACAAGGCGGCGCACGCCGCTGAGCGTGAGGAGCAGGAGCGCGAATTCGCCGACCTGCTCGCCTGGTTGACGGACGCCCTGAATGATCACGTCAAGGAAGTACGGTTGTCCGCCCGCCTGACCGAGTCCCCTGCCTGCCTGATCACCGACGCCTTCGGAATGACACCGTCGCTCGCGCGCATGTACCGGGCTTCCGGACAGGCGGTTCCAGTCGGGAAGCGGATTCTGGAACTCAACCCGAAGCATTCACTTGTCACTGCCCTGCAGCAGGCACACAAGGCCGGCGGCGACGATGCCCACCTGCGCCGGCTCGCCGAAACTGCCGAATTGCTCTATGGCACAGCTCTTCTCGCTGAAGGCGACATCCCCGAGGATCCGGCGAAGTTCGCCGGACTGCTTGCCGACCGGCTGGCTCGCACCGTGTAG
- a CDS encoding glycosyltransferase, which yields MRFVLACWGSRGDVEPSLAVGCELLRRGHEVRMGVPPDLVGFVEAAGLAAAPYGPEVQTLLNEDFVRDLWSKFFRNPVGLLRELYALPVRHWDEVNTSLTVLAEGADLLSSAINFEPAAANVAEYYDIPLISMHHFPLRPNGQLIRMVPSPLIRSAGSISEWLFWRSTRAAEDAQRRALRLPKTNRRSQRRIAEHRWLEIQGYDAVSVPGLAAEWAKWNGQRPFVGALTMQLSTPADDEVAAWIGAGAPPICFATGSIPVESPAKTMAMISTACAQLGQRGLVCAGGTDFGHVPHPDYIKVVGQVNYAEVFPACRAIVHHGGSGTTAASLRAGVPALILWSSADQPFWGSQLKRLRVGTARRVSATTSRSMVADLRQILDPEYSVRAQQLAIQLTTPELSIARAADLFEQRARRTAT from the coding sequence ATGAGATTTGTCCTGGCATGCTGGGGAAGTCGCGGGGATGTCGAGCCTTCCCTGGCAGTCGGTTGTGAACTGCTGCGTCGAGGCCACGAGGTACGTATGGGCGTACCGCCCGACCTGGTGGGGTTTGTCGAGGCAGCGGGTCTGGCGGCGGCACCCTACGGTCCAGAGGTACAGACACTCCTCAACGAGGATTTCGTCAGAGATCTATGGTCGAAGTTCTTCCGCAATCCGGTCGGTTTGCTGCGCGAGCTGTATGCACTGCCTGTCCGCCACTGGGACGAGGTCAACACGTCGCTAACGGTGTTGGCAGAGGGCGCCGATCTGCTGTCGAGCGCGATTAATTTCGAGCCGGCGGCCGCCAACGTCGCCGAGTATTACGACATTCCGTTGATCTCCATGCACCACTTCCCATTGCGTCCCAACGGCCAACTCATTCGCATGGTGCCCTCGCCGCTGATCCGCTCAGCGGGCTCGATCTCGGAGTGGCTGTTTTGGCGATCGACGCGCGCCGCCGAAGACGCTCAGCGCCGCGCGCTGCGTCTACCCAAGACCAATCGCCGCTCACAGCGACGCATCGCCGAACACCGGTGGCTGGAAATCCAAGGTTACGACGCGGTATCTGTGCCCGGACTGGCAGCCGAATGGGCCAAATGGAACGGCCAACGACCGTTCGTCGGCGCGCTGACCATGCAGTTGAGCACCCCAGCCGACGATGAGGTCGCGGCGTGGATTGGCGCGGGAGCACCACCAATCTGCTTCGCGACCGGCAGCATCCCCGTCGAATCGCCCGCCAAAACAATGGCGATGATCAGTACCGCCTGCGCGCAACTTGGCCAGCGAGGGCTGGTGTGCGCAGGCGGCACCGACTTCGGCCACGTGCCGCATCCCGACTACATAAAAGTGGTCGGTCAGGTCAACTACGCGGAGGTCTTTCCGGCCTGCCGTGCCATCGTGCACCACGGCGGCTCAGGCACTACGGCCGCCAGTCTGCGGGCCGGTGTCCCGGCCCTGATCCTGTGGAGCTCAGCCGATCAACCATTTTGGGGAAGTCAACTCAAACGACTTCGCGTCGGCACCGCCCGACGCGTATCGGCCACCACCTCCCGATCGATGGTCGCCGACCTACGCCAAATACTGGACCCCGAATACTCCGTCCGAGCCCAACAACTCGCCATCCAATTGACCACGCCCGAACTCAGCATCGCGCGTGCCGCTGACCTCTTCGAACAACGGGCCCGCCGCACGGCAACTTGA